In Hyphomicrobiaceae bacterium, the following are encoded in one genomic region:
- the ald gene encoding alanine dehydrogenase: MRIGVPTEIKSNEFRVGLVPSSVREITARGHEVLVQSGAGEGIFADDAAYVKAGARIVPTAEAVFAEADMIVKVKEPQAVEYNRLKPHQILFTYLHLAPDAEQARGLMASGATAIAYETVTDAQGGLPLLAPMSEVAGRLSIEAAALALRRPTGGRGVLMGGVPGVKPAKVVVLGGGVVGTHAARMAVGLGADVTIIDRSIPRLRQLDELFEGRVRTLASTLDAIETEVLAADAVIGAVLVPGASAPKLVTRAMLKDMKKGSVLVDVAIDQGGCFETSRPTTHAEPTYQVDGVIHYCVANMPGAVPSTSAQALNNATLPFVLKLADKGVAALDDDRHLAAGLNVKAGRITHAAVAASLGFDRLEANFAVAAE, from the coding sequence ATGCGGATCGGCGTTCCTACGGAAATCAAGAGCAACGAGTTTCGTGTTGGTCTGGTGCCCTCATCGGTGCGCGAGATCACTGCCCGCGGGCATGAGGTCCTCGTTCAGTCAGGCGCTGGCGAGGGCATCTTCGCGGACGATGCGGCTTACGTGAAAGCTGGCGCCCGGATCGTCCCGACCGCCGAAGCAGTCTTTGCCGAAGCCGACATGATCGTGAAGGTGAAGGAGCCGCAGGCCGTCGAATACAATCGCCTGAAGCCGCACCAGATCCTGTTCACCTATCTCCACCTGGCACCCGACGCAGAGCAGGCCCGCGGCCTCATGGCCTCAGGCGCGACGGCGATTGCGTATGAAACGGTTACGGACGCTCAGGGTGGACTTCCGCTTCTGGCGCCGATGAGCGAAGTCGCCGGACGGCTTTCCATCGAGGCCGCCGCCTTGGCTCTGCGTCGTCCAACCGGTGGACGAGGCGTGCTGATGGGTGGCGTTCCCGGGGTCAAGCCGGCGAAAGTTGTTGTACTGGGCGGCGGTGTCGTTGGCACGCACGCTGCGCGCATGGCGGTTGGCCTGGGCGCGGACGTCACCATCATCGACCGTTCGATTCCCCGCCTTCGCCAGCTCGACGAGTTGTTCGAAGGGCGCGTGCGGACGCTGGCATCGACCCTCGACGCGATCGAGACGGAAGTTCTCGCCGCTGACGCCGTGATTGGTGCGGTTCTGGTTCCTGGCGCTTCCGCACCCAAGCTGGTGACGCGCGCCATGCTCAAGGACATGAAGAAGGGGTCTGTTCTGGTCGACGTTGCCATCGATCAGGGCGGCTGCTTTGAAACGTCGCGTCCCACGACACATGCCGAGCCGACCTATCAGGTTGACGGGGTGATTCACTATTGCGTGGCCAACATGCCCGGCGCGGTGCCCTCCACGAGCGCACAGGCACTCAACAATGCCACCTTGCCCTTCGTTCTCAAGCTTGCAGACAAGGGTGTGGCGGCGCTTGATGACGACCGTCATCTTGCTGCGGGTCTGAACGTCAAAGCCGGCCGCATCACGCACGCCGCTGTTGCTGCCTCGCTGGGATTTGACCGCCTGGAAGCCAACTTCGCTGTGGCCGCCGAGTAA
- a CDS encoding ABC transporter permease subunit translates to MRRWYVIAAPYLWLLVFFLVPFLIVFKISLSDIAMAIPPYTPTLDLSEGWQGIKDFFSGLDFENYAFIFSDQLYIGAYWSSLKIAAFATFLTLLVAYPIAYGMARAPKEWQPTLMMLVILPFWTSFLIRVYAWIGILKKEGLLNLFLMNTGLISEPLNIMNTTTAVYIGIVYSYLPFMILPLYTSLEKIKPSLLEAAEDLGSPPWKAFWQVTFPLSVPGIVAGSLLVFIPAVGEFVIPDLLGGSETLMIGKTLWSEFFNNRDWPVASAVAVILLIVLVVPIMLFQRMQEKQREAG, encoded by the coding sequence ATGCGCCGCTGGTATGTGATCGCCGCGCCCTATCTGTGGCTGTTGGTGTTTTTCCTCGTTCCCTTCCTGATCGTTTTCAAGATATCGCTGTCCGATATCGCGATGGCCATTCCGCCATACACGCCGACGCTCGATCTTTCGGAGGGCTGGCAAGGGATCAAGGACTTCTTCTCGGGGCTCGATTTCGAGAACTACGCGTTCATCTTCAGCGATCAGCTCTACATAGGCGCCTACTGGTCGAGCTTGAAAATTGCCGCCTTTGCGACCTTCCTCACACTTCTTGTCGCTTACCCGATTGCCTACGGCATGGCACGCGCGCCCAAGGAGTGGCAGCCCACGCTGATGATGCTCGTCATCCTGCCATTCTGGACTTCCTTCCTGATCCGCGTTTATGCGTGGATCGGCATTTTGAAGAAGGAGGGACTGCTCAATCTGTTTCTGATGAATACGGGCCTCATCAGCGAGCCCCTCAACATCATGAACACGACGACTGCGGTCTATATCGGCATCGTCTATTCGTACCTGCCGTTTATGATCCTGCCGCTTTACACGAGCCTGGAAAAGATCAAGCCATCGCTTCTTGAAGCGGCGGAAGACCTTGGCTCTCCGCCGTGGAAGGCGTTTTGGCAGGTGACGTTCCCGCTCTCGGTCCCAGGCATTGTCGCGGGCAGCCTGCTCGTTTTCATTCCGGCCGTCGGCGAATTCGTTATCCCGGATCTCCTGGGCGGCTCAGAGACGTTGATGATCGGCAAAACCCTGTGGAGTGAGTTCTTCAACAACCGCGATTGGCCGGTCGCCTCCGCCGTCGCCGTGATCCTGCTGATCGTGCTGGTCGTTCCGATCATGCTGTTCCAGAGGATGCAGGAAAAGCAGAGGGAGGCCGGCTGA
- a CDS encoding polyamine ABC transporter substrate-binding protein has product MIGQQGARRSLATSFAIALCAVSLFVFAQPSSAADKEVRVYNWSDYIDSSVLEDFTKETGIKVIYDVFDSNEVLETKLLAGGTGYDVVVPSGPFLSRQIKAGVFQKLDKSKLPNLSNMWPDIQKRSSIYDPGNEYSINYMWGTTAIGYNEAKIKERMPDAPVNSWDMFFKPEVISKFKDCGIHVLDAADDVLPAVLNYLGLDPNTKNPDDLKKAADLMEKIRPNILKFHSSEYINALANGDICLAIGYSGDILQAKSRAEEAKNNQVIVLSLPKEGAQMWFDQMAIPADSKHVDEAHAFLNFMMKPEVIAKSSNFVQYANGNLASQKFLDDEVKDNPNVYPDEETMKRLFVKTAYDAKTQRVVTRLWTKVVTGQ; this is encoded by the coding sequence ATGATTGGTCAACAAGGCGCCCGCCGCTCTCTTGCGACGAGCTTCGCTATCGCTCTATGCGCTGTCTCGCTATTCGTCTTCGCGCAACCCTCGTCCGCCGCCGACAAAGAAGTCCGCGTCTATAACTGGTCCGACTACATCGATTCCTCAGTGCTTGAGGACTTTACCAAAGAAACCGGCATTAAGGTCATTTACGATGTTTTTGACAGCAACGAAGTCCTAGAGACGAAGTTGCTTGCTGGTGGAACCGGATACGACGTCGTCGTGCCCTCAGGACCGTTCCTGTCGCGCCAGATCAAGGCGGGCGTGTTCCAGAAGCTCGATAAGTCGAAGCTGCCCAACCTATCCAACATGTGGCCCGACATCCAGAAGCGGTCTTCGATTTACGACCCGGGCAACGAGTACTCGATCAACTACATGTGGGGCACAACCGCCATCGGTTACAACGAGGCGAAGATCAAGGAGCGTATGCCCGACGCTCCAGTCAACTCTTGGGATATGTTCTTCAAGCCCGAGGTCATTTCAAAATTCAAAGACTGCGGTATCCACGTTCTCGATGCGGCCGACGACGTACTCCCGGCTGTGTTGAACTATCTGGGTCTTGATCCCAACACCAAGAACCCTGATGACCTCAAGAAGGCGGCGGATCTCATGGAAAAGATTCGTCCCAACATTCTGAAGTTCCACTCTTCCGAGTATATCAACGCGCTGGCCAACGGCGACATCTGCCTTGCCATCGGATATTCCGGCGACATTCTGCAAGCCAAGAGCCGCGCTGAGGAAGCAAAGAACAATCAGGTTATCGTCCTGTCGTTGCCGAAGGAAGGCGCGCAGATGTGGTTCGACCAGATGGCGATTCCCGCCGACTCCAAGCACGTCGATGAAGCCCACGCCTTCCTCAACTTCATGATGAAGCCTGAGGTGATTGCGAAGTCCTCGAACTTCGTCCAGTACGCAAACGGCAACCTCGCTTCGCAAAAATTCCTCGACGACGAGGTGAAGGACAACCCGAACGTTTATCCCGACGAGGAGACGATGAAGCGGCTGTTCGTGAAAACGGCATACGATGCAAAGACGCAGCGTGTCGTTACGCGGCTGTGGACCAAGGTCGTCACGGGCCAATAG
- a CDS encoding ABC transporter permease, whose translation MNTRFSWFNITSIVLGFAFLYVPILLLIIYSFNESKLVTVWGGWSTKWYSGLLDNQALIDAAWVTLRVGLVAATIATILGTLAAIVLARMGRFRGRTLFSGLVFAPLVMPEVITGLSLLLLFVALNFDRGFWTVTIAHATFSMCFAAVVVQSRLLDFDKSVEEAAMDLGASPVTTFFEVTLPIIAPAVISAWLLAFTLSLDDLVIASFTTGPGATTLPIKIYSQVRLGVTPEINAVSTIMISLVALGVLAASLVSKQQALRREKETRAVDAGAG comes from the coding sequence ATGAATACGCGCTTTTCTTGGTTCAATATAACTTCGATCGTGCTCGGCTTCGCGTTTTTGTACGTGCCGATTCTGCTGCTCATCATCTACTCGTTCAACGAGAGCAAGCTCGTCACGGTCTGGGGTGGATGGTCAACGAAGTGGTATTCGGGTCTGCTCGACAACCAGGCGCTGATCGACGCCGCGTGGGTGACTTTGCGGGTAGGGTTGGTGGCGGCGACGATCGCCACGATCCTGGGGACACTGGCAGCGATTGTGCTGGCCCGCATGGGCCGCTTCCGGGGCCGCACGCTGTTCTCCGGACTGGTGTTTGCGCCGCTGGTTATGCCCGAAGTAATCACCGGTCTGTCGTTGTTGCTGCTGTTTGTGGCGCTCAATTTCGATCGCGGATTCTGGACAGTTACGATCGCGCATGCCACCTTTTCCATGTGCTTTGCCGCGGTCGTGGTGCAATCGCGCCTGCTGGATTTCGACAAGTCAGTTGAAGAGGCTGCAATGGATCTGGGGGCATCCCCGGTCACGACTTTCTTCGAAGTGACGCTGCCGATCATCGCGCCCGCGGTCATTTCTGCGTGGCTACTGGCCTTCACGCTTTCGCTCGATGACTTGGTCATCGCGAGTTTCACCACGGGACCAGGCGCGACCACTCTGCCGATCAAGATCTATTCGCAGGTTCGCCTCGGCGTGACTCCTGAAATCAATGCGGTTTCGACGATCATGATCTCTCTGGTCGCACTCGGTGTGCTCGCCGCGTCGCTTGTGAGCAAGCAGCAAGCACTCCGGCGTGAGAAGGAGACGCGCGCGGTCGATGCCGGCGCGGGTTAA
- a CDS encoding ABC transporter ATP-binding protein: protein MDTATATAGTQPKARLARTFAPQSGFTPWNDPNEKPIVRFENVTKRFGDFVAVKDITLDIYEREFFALLGPSGCGKSTLLRMLAGFEKPTEGRILVGGTDITDLPPYERMDVNMMFQSYALFPHMTVEKNIGFGLRQEGMAKADIDARVAEAMSLVELQKFAHRKPHQLSGGQQQRVALARAIAKKPRIMLLDEPLGALDKRLRQSAQFELMRIQETTGTTFIIVTHDQEEAMTVASRIGVMNHGELAQISTPGEIYEAPESCYVAEFIGDVNLFEGKVASLSQGMAEIEWVGGGRFKASAPPGLTTGQQVWLALRPEKVVISLHKPTADANVIPGKVDDVGYLGSISHYHTKVATGQRVTALRANVAQSAEANIKWEDDVWLSWPVDAGVVLTK from the coding sequence ATGGATACGGCGACGGCGACAGCGGGTACACAACCGAAGGCGCGGCTAGCCCGCACCTTTGCTCCTCAGTCGGGGTTTACGCCCTGGAATGATCCTAACGAAAAGCCGATCGTTCGGTTCGAAAACGTCACCAAGAGGTTCGGCGACTTCGTGGCTGTAAAGGACATCACGCTCGATATTTATGAGCGTGAATTCTTCGCCCTGTTGGGCCCCTCGGGCTGTGGCAAGAGTACGTTGCTGCGGATGCTTGCGGGCTTTGAAAAGCCCACCGAAGGCCGTATCCTGGTCGGTGGCACCGACATCACCGATCTGCCACCCTACGAGCGCATGGACGTGAACATGATGTTCCAATCCTACGCGCTATTTCCTCATATGACGGTAGAAAAGAACATCGGCTTCGGCCTGCGCCAGGAAGGCATGGCCAAAGCTGACATCGATGCACGCGTCGCGGAAGCGATGTCGCTGGTCGAGCTGCAGAAGTTCGCCCATCGCAAGCCCCATCAGTTGTCGGGCGGTCAGCAGCAGCGCGTTGCGTTGGCTCGCGCCATAGCCAAGAAGCCTCGGATCATGCTTCTCGACGAGCCCTTGGGCGCACTCGACAAGCGTCTACGCCAGAGCGCCCAGTTTGAGTTGATGCGCATTCAGGAGACGACAGGCACCACGTTCATCATCGTGACGCACGATCAGGAAGAAGCAATGACTGTCGCAAGCCGCATCGGCGTGATGAACCACGGCGAACTGGCGCAGATTTCCACCCCAGGTGAAATCTATGAAGCACCTGAATCCTGCTATGTGGCGGAGTTCATCGGCGACGTGAACCTGTTTGAGGGCAAGGTGGCCTCGCTGTCGCAAGGCATGGCCGAGATTGAGTGGGTTGGCGGCGGCCGCTTCAAAGCTTCTGCGCCGCCAGGTCTTACTACCGGGCAGCAGGTATGGCTTGCCCTGCGGCCTGAAAAGGTGGTCATCTCGCTGCACAAACCCACCGCCGACGCCAATGTTATACCGGGGAAGGTCGATGACGTCGGCTATCTCGGTTCCATATCGCACTATCATACCAAGGTTGCGACCGGACAACGCGTGACCGCTTTGCGGGCGAATGTCGCTCAATCGGCGGAAGCGAACATCAAATGGGAAGACGATGTTTGGCTGAGCTGGCCGGTGGATGCCGGCGTGGTCCTTACAAAATAG
- a CDS encoding FAD-binding oxidoreductase, producing MPARVNRVYMAEDHVNSYYAATINDTTRYPRAEGEMVADVCVVGGGFSGVSSALTLAERGYKVVLVEANRIGWGASGRNGGQIIGGISGEHNIERQLGAAGRALLRDIRYRGNEIVESRIARYGIACDFKHGWMEAAAREKHLPQMREYVEGRHAEGDGEGLEIVEPGAMADVLGTKIYYGGYIDRRSGHLHPLNLCLGEARAAASLGVRIFEDSPVVEISGGSPCVVKTGRARIKATSVILAGSTEHKFQRGPLRGLTFPTGSYIIATEPLDEATANELNPQDLAVADSNIVLDYFRLSADRRMLFGGRCNYSNRDPSDLRASLQPRLVEIFPALAQKRIEFAWGGRIGIVLTRIPAIGRLEPNVYYLQGYCGHGVNTTHIAAEIVCDAIAGTMEKFDLFEKIKHVRLPVGRWAGNQMLALGMLYYRIRDLL from the coding sequence ATGCCGGCGCGGGTTAATCGGGTTTACATGGCTGAAGATCACGTCAATTCCTATTATGCAGCGACGATCAACGACACCACGCGCTATCCTCGTGCCGAAGGCGAGATGGTGGCGGACGTATGCGTCGTCGGCGGCGGCTTTTCCGGGGTTTCTTCGGCGCTGACGTTGGCTGAGCGCGGCTACAAGGTCGTGCTCGTTGAAGCCAATCGCATAGGCTGGGGTGCCTCCGGGCGCAACGGCGGGCAGATCATCGGCGGGATATCGGGTGAGCACAATATCGAGCGGCAGCTGGGCGCGGCCGGCCGCGCGCTGCTACGCGACATTCGCTATCGCGGCAACGAGATCGTCGAAAGCCGCATAGCCAGGTATGGCATCGCGTGTGATTTCAAGCATGGCTGGATGGAAGCCGCCGCGCGCGAAAAACACCTGCCGCAGATGCGCGAGTACGTGGAAGGCCGCCATGCGGAAGGTGATGGCGAAGGTCTCGAAATCGTCGAGCCGGGCGCCATGGCTGACGTACTTGGGACCAAGATCTATTACGGCGGCTATATAGATCGCCGTAGCGGGCACCTCCATCCCCTTAACCTGTGTCTTGGAGAGGCACGGGCGGCCGCGTCGCTCGGTGTCCGGATTTTCGAAGACAGCCCCGTCGTTGAGATCAGTGGTGGCAGTCCTTGCGTGGTGAAGACTGGGCGCGCGCGCATCAAGGCTACGAGCGTGATTCTGGCCGGGAGCACGGAGCACAAGTTTCAGCGTGGGCCCTTGCGTGGGCTCACCTTTCCGACCGGCAGCTACATCATCGCGACAGAGCCCCTAGACGAGGCGACGGCGAACGAGCTCAATCCGCAGGATCTCGCGGTCGCCGACAGCAACATCGTGCTCGATTATTTTCGCCTGTCGGCCGACCGGCGGATGCTGTTCGGTGGGCGCTGCAACTACTCAAACCGCGATCCCTCCGATCTGCGGGCTTCGCTGCAACCGAGACTGGTTGAGATCTTCCCGGCTCTTGCCCAGAAGCGCATCGAGTTTGCCTGGGGCGGTCGAATCGGAATCGTTTTGACGCGCATTCCGGCGATCGGGCGCCTGGAGCCGAACGTTTATTACCTTCAGGGCTACTGCGGGCACGGCGTCAACACGACTCACATCGCAGCTGAGATCGTCTGCGATGCGATCGCTGGGACGATGGAAAAGTTCGATCTGTTTGAGAAGATCAAACACGTGCGGTTGCCCGTGGGGCGCTGGGCCGGCAACCAGATGCTGGCGCTAGGGATGCTCTATTATCGAATCCGCGACTTGCTTTAG
- a CDS encoding TorF family putative porin: MNKFTKLAGVAALASTALAGAANAEDRAFEWSITVGGTSDYVFRGLSLNNEEPAAQGSVDMSYGIFYAGAWASNVGVKGDGAYAPMELDLYAGIKPTWDRFTFDFGLIGYLYPIADDPGNYLELKAGVSTEIFKNLSGGVTFYYTPDQSNYPTTWTVEGTLAYELPQMHIFTPTLSGTLGYSDDPDNAGAFSGLTDNYTYWNVGLALAVEKFTFDFRYWDTNLDQTPGDTYTGLSDSRFVFSVKATLP; the protein is encoded by the coding sequence ATGAATAAGTTCACCAAGCTGGCTGGCGTTGCGGCTCTCGCCAGCACTGCACTCGCGGGCGCTGCAAACGCAGAAGATCGCGCTTTCGAATGGTCAATCACCGTCGGTGGCACCAGCGATTACGTCTTCCGCGGTTTGTCTCTCAATAACGAAGAGCCGGCGGCTCAGGGTTCTGTCGATATGTCCTACGGCATCTTCTATGCCGGTGCATGGGCATCGAACGTCGGCGTTAAGGGCGACGGCGCTTACGCTCCGATGGAGCTCGACCTTTACGCGGGCATCAAGCCGACGTGGGATCGGTTCACCTTCGACTTCGGCTTGATCGGTTACCTGTATCCGATCGCTGACGATCCGGGTAACTACCTGGAACTGAAGGCTGGCGTTTCGACCGAGATCTTTAAGAACCTGTCGGGCGGCGTAACGTTCTATTACACCCCTGATCAGAGCAACTATCCGACGACCTGGACGGTCGAAGGCACTTTGGCTTACGAGCTGCCTCAGATGCATATCTTCACGCCGACGCTTAGCGGCACCTTGGGCTACTCGGATGATCCCGATAACGCTGGTGCTTTCTCGGGCCTTACCGACAACTACACCTACTGGAACGTTGGTCTTGCTCTCGCAGTCGAGAAGTTCACCTTCGACTTCCGCTACTGGGACACCAACCTCGATCAGACGCCGGGTGACACCTACACCGGTCTGTCGGACAGCCGTTTCGTCTTCTCTGTGAAGGCTACGCTTCCCTAA
- a CDS encoding Lrp/AsnC family transcriptional regulator: MHLDALDKAILDALSHDARQSQVQLAERIPLSATAIARRIRQLERDGVIEGYAAKLNRDALGLHMTAFIQIALKSQNEELLAAFERAAAASPNIVSCHLMSGDDDYLLTVLARDLADFERIHKEQLSRLPGVARLKSSFSLREVAHRPLPTNLLTR, from the coding sequence ATGCATCTAGATGCGCTGGATAAGGCGATCCTCGACGCGCTTTCCCATGATGCACGGCAATCGCAGGTGCAACTTGCTGAGAGAATTCCCCTTTCCGCCACCGCGATTGCGCGCCGGATTCGGCAGCTTGAACGCGACGGGGTCATAGAGGGCTATGCGGCCAAGCTTAATCGCGACGCGCTCGGCCTGCACATGACGGCGTTCATCCAGATCGCATTGAAAAGTCAGAACGAAGAGCTGCTGGCAGCTTTCGAAAGGGCGGCGGCGGCATCGCCGAACATCGTCTCTTGCCACCTGATGTCCGGCGACGACGACTATCTCCTGACGGTACTGGCACGCGATCTAGCCGATTTTGAACGGATCCATAAGGAGCAGCTCTCTCGATTGCCCGGTGTGGCGCGACTCAAATCCAGTTTCTCGCTGCGTGAAGTTGCGCACAGGCCACTTCCGACCAATCTCTTGACGCGTTGA